aataaaaaaaaatatttgaaaatgggtaggatgaaactggttacatcctggctatttttatatttttgtccatttgaacagtatctttttaatttttgtccatttaaacagtatcaaaatgtacaaatctttttcacccagaaattgttgattttggtttttttaaccaattttatgaaaattataatACTGTAAAATTTGCAAATGAAAACAACTACATAAAAGTAGCTAATGCGCTAAAAATTGACCTACCTCGCAATTGAATAAAATTACTAATGTTTACTGATAATTTTAAAAAATCAATACCCATATCAACGGTGTCATGCAGATTTTAAACattaattagaagaaaaaaaatgaataatagTATTAAACTACTAATTGATAATCAACTTACGAGAGAGAACGACGACAGTCGAGAGAAGAGACGAAACAATTCTGTAATGGCCGAAATGTGACTTACTCGATTAGGATTTTTTACTTATTGAAACTTGGATACTAGATGTGGCCAAAGATAAAGGCTTTTATTTGTTGGGCTTCTAAACAAAACTGTAAGTCCATTaatattcttttccttttttttttcgtaGTTTGacctaggggtgtcaacgggtccggatcCTCTCGGGTATCACTAGATCAGGACCCGGATCCTACTTATAATGGTAGGGTctggttcctaacggttccggatccggttcctaaacttgtggacccagaacagGACCCGTTTAAATATCCGGGTACGCGGaacccattgggtcttaataaaactatttgaaaaacctcaaaaacttaatatatttctctttttggcttggatttaagtaatttttataaaaatttattattatttcttattaatgtactaaataaaggttaaatgtaagagaaaaatttaaatgagtaaaatatcaaagctaaaactggcaaaaatacttgtaattttgctaaaaacaagaataaaagaatgaataaacgggtacccgatacccgcgggtacccaacggatattacccgtttggacccgtttaaattcgggtccaatcgggtaattacccgccgggtcctaagtagcttatgggtccaactttaggacccggaaccggacccaaatatacCGGATCCGGTTCCAGATCCGGGTaatcggtatccattgacagcGCTAGTTTGACCGTCCATTCATAGTACCATATATATACCGGGGGGAAAAAGTTGGGGCCCCTTAAATTCGGGGGCCCTAGGCGGCTGCCTATGCCGCCTAAGCATTTGGTACGGCCCTGCGTACATGTTTACCGACCGAAACTACTTGCTTATTctcttttttttaagttttttgattgCTTGAGGATGTTTTTCCATAGATCACACCCTTGATTCTGATTTGTCTGTGGAGCATTCCATGTCTCTTCACCCCCTCCAATTTTTCATGAATGATGGCACGCGATAGACTAGCTTTTTCTTTTTCGTATCTCCACGACCACTTAGTTAAAAGAGCTtggttcatcgttcttacagaATTCATGCCTAGACCACTTTGTTTTTTCCGAATCTACAAAAACTTGGTTCTGAATCTACAAAACTTGGGTATGTTTCAAAAGAGAATTTTAAGATTATTTTAATAAGTAcatctgctcatttttcttggCGACACTAAACCAAAGCAATACTGAAACATCTACCGGGATTATATCCCGTGGATCTCACTGAGAGAAACAAACTGCTGAGACCCGCATGCCACACACTAATCTGATGTTAGAGGGCATTGCCCAACTGCCGCACGATTTCTTCCATTTACCCCGGGATTCTGGGGCGTCAACGTAGCATTGTCCAAACCAAAGTCACGAACAAGCATAATTACTCGTAATTGTTTCTGACTAATTGCACGGTGTACCGGTGGTGTGGCTTATTCTCAACCGTATATTCTTCTACCTATACGTTTTCGAGTCAGAAAGGTTCTTCTTTAAAAACACATTTGAATGTCCACCTAAAGGTATCAGGTTGTGCACACAAATATATCAACCACCGTTCATTCACAAACTGGTTAAATTCGACTTTTGTGGAGTTGGTGCAATTACAAAGAAACGCACATAATAACCGAAACAGCACGAGTAGTAACCTCAGATTTTATTGGATATAATTTATGATATCACAGATTCACACAATGTACCACGTCAGTGGTACAGCCGTGACCAAGCCAAACACCAAAGACGCAGTCATCTGTACAGCCGTGACCAAGACAACCACCAAGACGCAGTCGTCTACATTGTTGCGAGTCTTCAGCTAGGATCGAGTATTACGATTAACAACCCTGTTATCTAGTTTGTTTCTGTTGTATTCTTCCTTATTCTCTGTAACTTATTATTATAAATACTCAATGACATATCATAGAGTCTACACGATTGTGAGACTATTCATAACCATATCTAGATTCTAAGATGGTATCTACCTTGTAACAGATCCTAGGAAccctgatttttttatttttccttccgcTCAATCTCTGCAACCTTCATCATGGTTGAATCTCCTCCTGTCTCTCCCACTCATCCACCTCTGGATGCTCAATCCAATGGAAACACTAGACTTGTTTTAGATCCTTACATTATTCACCCCAGTGATAACCCTGCCACTGTTTTGTTTTCTCCTCTTCTTCAAGGAGATAACTATGGTTCATGGGTCCGAGGTATTACCAAAGCATTGAATGCTAAAGGAAAATTAGGCTTTGTTGATGGATCGTTACCTCCACCTGCTGATGATCTGACTCACCGATGTTGGAAACGCTGTGATGACTTGGTAGGCAGCTGGTTACTTAATTCTGTGCATCCAGACATTCGAGCCAGTTGCCTATATGCTGCATCCTCCCATGCAATCTGGAAAGACTTACAAGTAAGGTTCTGTATCTCCAATGCACCAATTCTTTTTCGTCTTAAATCTGCTATTGCTAGCATTCGTCAGGAATCAATGCCAGTCTCACTTTAttacacaaaaataaaaactctcTGGGATCAGTATGACTCCTTGGTAGCTAGCACAGAAGCTTGCATATGTGGTGCTGGAAAATCTATGCTTGAACGATTGGAACGGGATCGTGCAATGGAGTTTCTCCAAGGCCTCcatgacagattctccaatcttcGCAGTCAGATTCTGACAATGGAACCATTTCCTACTGCCTTGAGAATTTTTAATCTTGTCCAACAAGAGGAAGAACAGCAAAATATCACTTCCATTCCTATGCCTACTGTCGACTCTGCTGCACTCAACACCAACCGCCATTTTCCTTCTTATTCTCGTTTACCTACTAGTCAGCACAAGCGCCAGAGGCCCCATTGTGATTATTGCAACAAACATGGTCATGTTAGAGACAAATGTTATAAGCTGCATGGTTTTCCTGCACCAGTTCCTAATCCTACAGTTGCTGCGGCTGCAGCCATGCCATCTGACTCGGCTACCACTAACCCAGTTCTTCCATCCTTATCTGCTGATCAATATGCTAGGCTCTTAGCACTCATCAATCCTCCAACGGACCCTTCTCAGCTGGAACATCGTGCCAATTTTGCAGGTACAACTCTGACTACCTCTTTTCTTGATCCATGGTTTGTAGATAGTGGCGCTACACACCATATTTGCAATTCTTTACAGTTTTTTACTTCATATATGCCTGTCACTTCCTTAATTCAAATGCAATTACCAGATGGTTCCTTCTCTGTGGTTAAGCACATTGGTGAGGTGGTTTTTTCCCCTACACTAAAACTTTCCAATGTGCATCATATTCCAAGTTTTAAGTTTAATCTTATTTCTATCAGCCAATTGACTCGTCAATCCAACTGTGTTGCTTATTTCTTTGAACACATTTGTTTCTTTCAGGACCGAGTCACCCAGAGAGTGATTGGTCAGGCTAGCCTCATCTCTGGATTATATCatcttcaaattcctcaacagcagcaATCATCGCCTACTGCCTTATGTAATAAAGCCGCCTTAGATGTCTGGCACCGGCTAGGTCATCCTAGCCTAGAACGTTTTAAATTTCTTTGTCGTAATTTTGATTATATTCATTCAGTATTCTTCTTTTGTGATGTTTGTCCCATGGCCAAACAAAGTCGattatcttttcctaagaataaaaTTTCTTCCAAACGTTGTTTTGATTAATTCATTGTGATATCTGGGGACCTTTTTCAACACCCTCTTCTAATGGTGCacgttatttcttaaccattgtaGATGATTTTTCCGCTGCACATGGGTTTTCTCATGCAAACAAAGTCTGACACTCtactttcatcaaatttttcacTAACTTTGTTGCAACCCAATATGCACATATTTCCCACATCTCCACTGGTACCACAGtaccatacttgcctctgttgcAACGTTTCAGTCAGACAATGGACTGAGTTTTTATCTCAGGCTATCCAACTTGGTTTGCTGATAGGGGCATTCATCACCACGCAGTTGTGTGTCtactcctcaacaaaatggagttgTTGAACGTAAACATCGCCATTTACTCAATGTGGCTAGAGCCCTTCGTTTTCAAGCACATCTTCCTATTGATTATTGGGGAGAATGTGTTTTAACGGCTGCCTATTTGATTAACAAAATGCCTACTCCAATTCTTTCACACAAAACTCCTCACGAAATTCTACTTGGCAAGCCACCTTCTTATCATCACTTGAGAATTTTTGGTTGCTTATGTTTTGCCAGGAATACTAACGTTTCCTCCAAATTTGATTCCAGGGCAATTCCTGGTGTATTTTTGGGTTATCCACGTAATCATAAAGGCTACATTATCTTAGACCTTGCAACCAAATCTCTTTTTGTTTCCAGAGATGTTGTTTTTCATGAACAATATTTTCCCTTTAAAGATGCACAGCTTCCTTCTGCTGATTTTTTACAATCTCCCCCCCCCAGAGGAGGTTTACTATGATGATTTACCCATAGCATCTCCTACCACCACGGGATTTCACCCTATATCAACTCCTTCACCTCGTACTCCTACTCCCATGACTTCTATCAGTTCTCCTTCCAGTTCATCCTCCATCCCGCTTTCTAGTTCTACAGATTTTGCCTCTCCTACTGTGTCTGGTGCAGAGCACTTACCACGACGATCAACTAGACAATCTCACCCTCCTACTCATCTGCGAGATTATATTTGCTCAGTCCAACCAGGTATTTCCAATACGCTTTATCCTATTACCAACTATATTTCTTTTGACAAATTCACCCCGCAACATCGTGCTTTCCTCTCATCTGTCATTATCAATGAGGAACCACGTACATTTACAGAAGCCATCAAGCTTCCAGAATGGCGTGATGCCATCATTAAAGAACACACTGCACTCTTAGATAATAACACTTTCACCATTACTACTCTTCCGCCAGGAAAGTCTGCCATTGGCTGTAAATGGGTTTTTAAACTCAAATATCGTTCAGATGGCACAATCGAACGTCGTAAAGCTCGACTTGTTGCTAAAGGATACACACAACAGGAGGGCATTGATTTTCATGATACTTTTGCTCCTGTTGCTAAACTCGTCACCGTCTGTGTCTTATTGTCTATTGCTGCTATTCACAATTGGTCTTTGCATCAACTGGATGTCAATAATGCCTTCTTACAAGGTGATCTTCATGAAGACATCTACATGAAACTTCCTCCTGGATTTCAGAAAAAGGGAGATACTCATGTCTATAAGCTCAATAAATCTCTTTATGGACTTAAGCAAGCATCTCGTCAGTGGTTTGCTAAGTTCTCTTCATTCTTACTGCATGAAGGTTTTATTCAATCTAGAGATGATTACTCCCTCTTCACCTATCATTCAGGTCCcacttctatttttgttttagtctACGTTGATGATATTATCATCACAGGTAATAATGATTCTGCTATTCACAACATGAAGCAAAAGCTTGCATCTCAATTTTCACTTAAAGACCTTGGTCGTCTGCAATATTTTTTAGGCATTGAAGTTTCTCGTTCTCCCAAGGGTCTCTTTCTTTGCCAACGCAAATACATTCTTGATATTGTTAATGATTCTGGCCTTTTAGGTGCTAAGGTTTCCCCTTCTCCAATGGAACAACATCTTAAACTTCTGCCAACTTCAGGTGATCTTCTTCCTGATCCTAGTGTCTATCGTCGCCTTATTGGCCGGCTTCTCTACCTACAGGTCACCCGTCCTGATATCACTTACTCTGTGAATTATCTAAGCCAGTTTATGCAGCAACCTCGTTCTACTCACTTGGAAGCCGCACATCGTGTTGTTCGTTATCTTAAGGGCACCGTCAGTCATGGTATTTTTCTCTCTGCCAGTAGTTCTCTGACCCTTGTTGGTTATACTGACTCAGATTGGGCAGGTTGTCCAACTACTCGTCGTTCAACGACTGTCTATTTCACAATGCTTGGCGATAGCCCTATCTCTTGGAAATCCAAGAAACAGCCAACAATCTCACTTTCATCTGCTGAGGCAGAATACAGAGCTTTAGCCAGACTAACTTCTGAGCTACAATGGCTCCATTATTTATTTACCGATCTTCGTATTTGTCTTCCTCAGCCCATTCCAGTTTATTGTGATAATCAGGCTGCGATTCACATTTCTGAAAATCCAGTATTTCATGAACGTACTAAACATATTGAAATTGACTGCTATTTTGTGCGCGAAAAACTTCTCTCTGGGCTAATCAAACCCACTCATATTCCATCACCAGCTCAATTAGCTGACCTCTTCACTAAACCACTTGGAGTGGATCATTTTAAACGTCTTACAGGCAAGTTAGGCATTCGGCCTCAAGCCTCTACCGCTctaacttgagggggggtattggaTATAATTTATGATATCACAGATTCACACAATGTACCACGTCAGTGGTACAGCCGTGACCAAGCCAAACACCAAAGACGCAGTCATCTGTACAGCCGTGACCAAGACAACCACCAAGACGCAGTCATCTGCATTGTTGCTAGTCTTCAGTCGTCTACATTGTTGCGAGTCTTCAGCTAGGATCGAGTATTACGATTAACAACCCTGTTATCTAGTTTGTTTCTGTTGTATTCTTCCTTATTCTCTGTAACTTATTATTATAAATACTCAATGACATATCATAGAGTCTACACGATTGTGAGACTATTCATAACCATATCTAGATTCTAAGAGATTTTATGTAGTGTGAAATTTTTCCATTTGCTACGAGTGACATGAATTTCTTGATTGTTCAGTATGGAGAATAAGTACGCCACAAAAATACAGAGAAGAGACAGTAATTAATTGCCACCAACTTTTGTCACTATGCCTTAGCTGCCCATGATGTATGTTACTCAAAACGTGTATCACATTGATACCGAAAATTCTTACATTAACGTACGGGagacaaatgatgatttatttAGTCAACCTATAAATCAACAGGTAATAGAGATTAGTAAATTAATGAACGGATCTTTGATGTTTTCCCGGCATCCATGAAAAGCTACACATGATCATGTGAACTTCGAAGCAGAAATGCTTATATTTCTCCAATATTTAGATGTGGTTTTCAGAAATCACAAGCAATATGTTTTTGCTTTTGAGCTTTCCTATTTATTTTACTTTAAGTCATTCTCTCAGCCAAATTCTGACTTCCCACAAAGTTACCTTTTAACAATGTATTATGACACCCCTCTTTGTGGCTCTGCATATGAAATCTAAGTTTCGAAGCTTCTCGCTAAATTTTGAACTTTCTTACGAAAGTAAAATATTAACTTTATAGAAAAGTGTAACTTCTAGATGGTGGTGGGACTTGTACTAGTTATCATCAGCCTTAGCCCAAACACATTTGGTGTTGGGGACCATACATGCACCCAACATAAAGCCACATGATGAACTATAAATAACACCATGAAGTTTCCCGGCATCCCTCCATAGTGCTACTGTGCAAAACAATAGTCGACTTTGCACTTTGCAGTGTTTTTCAGCTAGCATTTCTGTTTGAATGTTCCTAATACCCCAAATTCTTCTCAAGATAGATCTCCAGACGATCAAAGACTATCACGCTAACATTAGCAACCAAGAGTGTGCATGTaaatatatgggttcaacatCAAAGATCAATCATCTTCCATCAATCATATATCTCCCCTATACCTCTGCAACGGTATCTACTATCCAAACATCACTTAATATAAGGGATAAGTCTGGGTTCCGTTTCAAAGCTTATTGACATTGACTCCCCACTCCAACCACTAGGGCAAAGTGGTTGTCTTAGTGGACCATGATCATAAATTCATTTCAAAACCCGCCCTTTGCCTTACATATTGACATTGTCACGATATTCTTCGCACATGAAGCATGCCAATgctaaatattcttaacttaaAAACTAGAATCATAAATCATAAATTAACTAGACAAAGATCATTACCTTACCTCACAAAGAGATTAGTTAGGTTGGAGGTCACCCCCTGTTACGTGATCTTGTACCCACTTCCCACTATAACCCGTTAAACAAATGTACACACCTACGTAGCGTATTTTATAACCATTAGATTTTGGTCAATGAATCAAATGTGAATATTATGATGCATGTGATGAAGATTTGATCAGTCACTCTAGTTGTACATCTATCATTAAATGGATTTTCCAGCCTATTTATTTAAGATATTTGAGACAAAACGTCCCAAAAAATATCTTCTTCTATAAGATGATGACCTATAAACCTATTGCCTTCTGCACCATAACAATAACAACTACACAACTACTCCTACATCTCAAAACAACATATACTTCCATCACCACTTGCTAAAAATAGTAGTGCTATATATTTCATCAGCAAGAGCATAATTTTCTTAGGCCTTTTCTTCTCTGTTTGATTCTGTAGTCTTGTAAGAGATTTATCGTCATGTCGTCTTCAGCTACGGCAAGCTCATCCCTCAGTTCAGTAAAAAAGCTAAGGAGAAACCAAGTCCATGGTGAATATCAACATAGAACATCATCTCCATCCCATGTTGTTGTTGGGGGTCTTACTCATCTTCCATGCAGAATAAGTATAATGAATTCAATAAACAAACATGTTAACTTCttgtcatcatcatcaacaacaaattCAGGGTCTCACTACTCATTCAGCAGACCATTACAACCACATAAACGCACTACTCACATGTATGACAAAAATCATGATTCTAATTCTAAGAAAAATAGAtctaatttttattctttttccttCTCATTTCTTGATTTGTTTTGCATAAATTAGTTGACTTAAATATGGTAGTTATGAATTGAATGCAGTAGGGAACTGAATGCAATTGAGAACCTACCAGCAGGAACCCCACTTCCAACTCCTCCTGGTCCTCCTAATTCTGGATGGTAATATTTATAAATTCTAATAACTTTctaatttgtttattttattttttttaaaatatgacTAACCATCAACTGTTTAACACAATTAAACTTTATTTTGATTGATTAATCAGGTTTAACTGGCTCCTCTGGACTGTAATACCCATGCTTTTCCCTTTCTTCAAGAACAAAATGAGTCCACTAATGCTTCTTAAACGTAAGCATATATCCATTTGATCAGTAATTTTTACTTGGtggaattttaatttaattttaattttttgagTAACAGAGAAAGTAGACACAATAGTGGGCATTGTGGATCATGCTGCTGAGGTGCTTGAAGACGTAGCGGAGGAGGTAGTGAAAATAACAGATGAATTTGAGGATAAAGTACCTGAAGGCAGTACACTTAAGAAGGCAATCTGTTCTGTTCATGAAGTTGCAGAAGAAGCCATCAAAGTTGCAGATTTAGCTGAAGATCTCGTTGACAAGGTACATACCTACTATAATTTAAATTCGATTAATTAACTTAATCAATCCCTTATTAAGTTTAATCTCAACAGTGTTTGTCTGGGAATGAAATTAAGTTCACCACACACAATAGCAATAATAAACAAGATGTTGTCAACTTGATCTTAATTGGAGTGTTAAGTTAAGCGTATTAGCTGGTGGCGGCTTTGGTCAAGTAATCTGCAGAACTATTCAATAATGTACATATTAATCATGTTGCCGTGTCAGGTGGAATAACATGTATATTGGACTTGGTAGTTTAAACTTCAAATTTTAAGATCTCTAAATTTAAGATCTCTAATTGCAAATTCTCACTGACAGACATGATTCTGCCCATCTACAAGTTAATCAGTTGATTAGTTGGATAAAAACAATTACGAAACGGTTAACAAAATTAAATAATTTAATTGAACTGTCTGTAATTCAGAAATAATAGGCAAGACAATTTTTGTTGTGGATGGCAGCTTAAAGATGATTCAGTTCTTGATACTAATATACTGCGGTTGCAATTTTAATTTTTGAATCGTGAGTCTCTCTGAATTTAATCTAGTAAAATGTTATAATGATGTAGGGTGAGGCATTAGAGAAAAAAATGGAGGATTTGCTCGAGAAGCAAGAAGCGGAGGCAGCAGCTAAGGGccaacaacaacaaaaggtaATGAGCCCAAAAAGTCCTGAAAAACAACAGACAGAGTTACcgtatttatttattgttatGGATGTGAGGTGGTTGGGATGattaatgatcaaatatgttgagCTTTGGGCTTTGCTTTTTGGTGCTAGCTTAATGGTTATATATTGCAGGCAGAAAATATAGAGAAAAAGATGGTGGATTTGGCACAGAAGCACGAATCAGTAGTAACGGCAGCCAAAGAGGTAGAAACGGATTTGGAGGATTTCGTAAAAACAACCGAAGCCATGGCCGCAGCAAAACAAGAACTAAGAAATGCAAAGTCTAATAAAAAAGGATCagcttaattaattaattagttttatttttcacaaaattggttaaaaagaccaaaatcaacaattcctaggtgaaatggacagttagattttgatactgtttaaatggacaaaaatgtaaaaataggcaggatgtaatcagtttcatcgtgtccatttttaaatattttttcttatttttaatttacacaggatgtatccattttca
This is a stretch of genomic DNA from Papaver somniferum cultivar HN1 chromosome 1, ASM357369v1, whole genome shotgun sequence. It encodes these proteins:
- the LOC113311794 gene encoding uncharacterized protein LOC113311794, whose protein sequence is MSSSATASSSLSSVKKLRRNQVHGEYQHRTSSPSHVVVGGLTHLPCRISIMNSINKHVNFLSSSSTTNSGSHYSFSRPLQPHKRTTHIRELNAIENLPAGTPLPTPPGPPNSGWFNWLLWTVIPMLFPFFKNKMSPLMLLKQKVDTIVGIVDHAAEVLEDVAEEVVKITDEFEDKVPEGSTLKKAICSVHEVAEEAIKVADLAEDLVDKGEALEKKMEDLLEKQEAEAAAKGQQQQKAENIEKKMVDLAQKHESVVTAAKEVETDLEDFVKTTEAMAAAKQELRNAKSNKKGSA